One Nocardia sp. BMG111209 DNA segment encodes these proteins:
- a CDS encoding aromatic ring-hydroxylating dioxygenase subunit alpha, with protein MLKNFWYAVEFASKVGAQPRRVVCLGQNFVLYRTESGAVTCLSDLCVHRGGALSMGTVAGDIITCPYHGWQYDSGGVCVRIPANAPERNIPRKARVDAYPTVERYGMIWAFLGDLPEEQRPPIPEIPQWDDPAFKAVEYEMVVDANYERTFENVVDASHTPFVHGTAFGNPDRPQIPDYEVRQTDWSGEADILMSPPPPKGLWGLLARRKERPEYVTVTNGWYLPNVVKLHVRLPIGDLILYDFNIPLSQDRTLVKILGFRSFFTGAWADGNTRKRIEKILLQDRPVVESQRPELLPFDLADELHVRSDALQIAYRRRRAQLIEDGWWVGDTDVVTGDGPHRSATVIASPVRRENPELASAWVHKARNGGAPK; from the coding sequence GTGCTCAAGAACTTCTGGTACGCCGTCGAATTCGCCTCCAAGGTCGGCGCGCAACCGCGCCGGGTCGTCTGCCTCGGCCAGAATTTCGTGCTGTATCGCACCGAATCCGGTGCGGTGACCTGTCTTTCGGACCTGTGCGTCCATCGCGGCGGCGCGCTGTCGATGGGTACGGTCGCCGGCGACATCATCACCTGCCCGTATCACGGCTGGCAGTACGACAGCGGTGGCGTGTGCGTCCGCATCCCCGCCAACGCGCCGGAGCGCAACATCCCGCGCAAGGCGCGGGTCGACGCGTATCCCACCGTGGAACGGTACGGCATGATCTGGGCCTTCCTCGGTGATCTGCCCGAGGAGCAGCGCCCGCCCATCCCGGAGATCCCGCAGTGGGACGATCCGGCGTTCAAGGCCGTCGAATACGAGATGGTGGTGGACGCGAACTACGAGCGCACCTTCGAGAACGTCGTGGACGCCTCGCACACCCCCTTCGTGCACGGCACCGCGTTCGGCAATCCGGACCGGCCGCAGATCCCGGATTACGAAGTGCGGCAGACGGACTGGTCCGGCGAGGCGGACATCCTGATGAGCCCGCCGCCGCCGAAGGGCCTGTGGGGCCTGCTCGCCCGGCGCAAGGAACGCCCCGAGTACGTGACGGTGACCAACGGCTGGTATCTGCCGAACGTGGTCAAGTTGCACGTGCGGCTGCCGATCGGCGATCTGATCCTCTACGACTTCAACATTCCGCTGTCGCAGGATCGGACCCTGGTGAAGATCCTCGGCTTCCGCAGCTTCTTCACCGGGGCGTGGGCCGACGGGAACACCCGCAAGCGCATCGAGAAGATCCTGCTACAGGATCGGCCGGTGGTGGAATCGCAACGGCCGGAACTGCTTCCGTTCGATCTCGCCGACGAACTGCACGTCCGCAGCGATGCCCTGCAGATCGCCTACCGCCGCCGGCGCGCCCAGCTGATCGAGGACGGCTGGTGGGTCGGCGACACCGACGTCGTCACCGGCGACGGCCCGCACCGCAGCGCGACGGTCATCGCGTCGCCGGTGCGGCGCGAGAATCCGGAACTGGCCAGCGCCTGGGTACACAAGGCCCGCAACGGAGGAGCCCCGAAATGA
- a CDS encoding neocarzinostatin apoprotein domain-containing protein: protein MSRIGTRLVPLLAAAAAFALLGSATAQAASVSVSQTGGVSVGQSVSVSVNGLAPNLAQVAVGQCTAQISGPNDCNLGGSLLGNADGNGHLSAGSITLVGSVGGVDCTASAGACTIAVTSLTDPYNILAAVSLSFG from the coding sequence ATGTCTCGAATCGGAACCCGTCTCGTTCCGCTGCTGGCGGCGGCGGCCGCGTTCGCCCTGCTCGGCAGCGCCACCGCGCAGGCGGCGTCGGTGAGTGTGAGCCAGACCGGTGGGGTCTCGGTCGGCCAGAGCGTCAGTGTGTCGGTGAACGGCTTGGCGCCCAACCTCGCTCAGGTCGCCGTCGGGCAGTGCACCGCGCAGATCTCCGGCCCGAACGACTGCAATCTCGGCGGTTCGCTGCTGGGCAACGCCGACGGCAACGGGCACTTGTCCGCGGGCAGTATCACGCTGGTCGGTTCGGTCGGTGGCGTGGACTGCACCGCGTCGGCCGGCGCCTGCACCATCGCCGTCACCAGCCTGACCGATCCGTACAACATCCTGGCCGCGGTCTCGCTCAGCTTCGGCTGA
- a CDS encoding aldehyde dehydrogenase family protein, whose protein sequence is MRIERENPARPAEMVGSVPVTPVTAVDELVRAADHRFRAWSALPLPRRLDPLRTAAAALDARTAELAALLARESGKPVADCRGEIGFAARYLEWVCAHAPAVYGATELDDAAGRLTTTPRPYGVIAAVTPWNAPIILAVLKLGPALAAGNTVLLKPSPLAPLTVTAVAELLPETTVVHGGPELVQALVAHPLVGKVAFTGGEVAGRSIAAAAGRALTPVVLELGGNDPAVFLDDFALTGDDYERLVLASFATSGQVCMAAKRLYVPQRRAAEFLDAYVAAAQRILRIGDPADEDTTMGPVVNRAAVERISGLVRDAADRGAELITLARAPRGDGYFADAVLARTPPDDAPLVCTEQFGPAVPLLTYRDEDEMIARANDSELGLGASVWSADEDRAFRVAARLEAGFTFVNTHNRTGMSLRAPFGGIKRSGFGREYAEEGLREYVQTTVTHAPGVFRPGGAGLPARAYPPGQ, encoded by the coding sequence ATGAGGATCGAGCGGGAGAATCCGGCGCGCCCGGCCGAGATGGTCGGATCGGTCCCGGTCACCCCGGTCACCGCCGTGGACGAACTGGTCCGGGCCGCCGATCACCGCTTCCGGGCGTGGTCGGCGCTGCCGTTGCCGCGGCGGCTGGACCCGCTGCGCACCGCCGCCGCGGCACTGGATGCCCGCACCGCGGAACTGGCGGCGCTGCTGGCCCGGGAGAGCGGTAAACCGGTCGCCGACTGCCGCGGCGAGATCGGTTTCGCCGCACGCTATCTGGAGTGGGTGTGCGCGCACGCCCCGGCGGTGTACGGCGCGACCGAACTCGACGACGCCGCGGGCCGGCTCACCACCACCCCGCGCCCGTACGGGGTGATCGCGGCCGTCACACCCTGGAACGCGCCGATCATCCTCGCCGTGCTGAAGCTCGGCCCGGCGCTGGCGGCGGGAAATACGGTGCTGCTCAAGCCTTCCCCGCTGGCGCCGCTGACCGTGACCGCGGTCGCGGAACTACTGCCGGAGACCACGGTCGTGCACGGCGGCCCCGAACTGGTGCAGGCGCTGGTCGCGCATCCGCTGGTCGGCAAGGTCGCGTTCACCGGCGGCGAGGTGGCCGGACGCAGTATCGCCGCCGCGGCCGGGCGGGCCCTGACGCCGGTGGTGCTCGAACTCGGCGGCAACGATCCCGCCGTATTCCTCGACGACTTCGCGCTCACCGGAGACGACTACGAGCGGTTGGTGCTGGCCTCGTTCGCCACCTCGGGCCAGGTCTGCATGGCCGCCAAGCGGCTCTACGTCCCGCAGCGCCGCGCCGCGGAGTTCCTCGACGCGTATGTGGCCGCCGCGCAACGGATCCTGCGTATCGGCGATCCGGCCGACGAGGACACCACGATGGGCCCGGTGGTGAACCGGGCCGCGGTGGAACGCATTTCGGGCCTGGTGCGCGATGCCGCGGACCGCGGCGCCGAACTGATCACGCTGGCGCGGGCCCCCCGCGGGGACGGCTATTTCGCGGATGCGGTCCTGGCCCGCACACCGCCGGACGATGCGCCGCTGGTGTGTACCGAGCAGTTCGGGCCCGCCGTACCGCTTCTGACCTACCGCGACGAGGACGAGATGATCGCGCGCGCCAACGATTCCGAGCTCGGGCTCGGCGCCTCGGTGTGGTCGGCGGACGAGGACCGGGCCTTCCGGGTCGCCGCGCGGCTGGAGGCCGGATTCACCTTCGTGAACACCCACAATCGCACCGGGATGTCGCTGCGGGCCCCGTTCGGCGGCATCAAGCGCAGCGGTTTCGGCCGGGAATACGCCGAGGAGGGGCTGCGCGAATACGTGCAGACCACGGTCACCCATGCGCCGGGCGTGTTCCGGCCCGGTGGCGCCGGCCTGCCGGCCCGGGCCTATCCGCCGGGGCAGTAG
- a CDS encoding TetR/AcrR family transcriptional regulator yields MADAVTDSDAGSLLARALSDAVGQVDETDEIRSRLLDAAYEQFCRIGVQRSTMEDVARRANLSRITVYRRFTTKDALVEQVIRREFRRYFDQFLLDIQDAATVSDRVVVGFVSSLRAIRGNPLIGGLLIAEPDRLVSSLIGDQGRTVAAVRQFVAGQLRREQRAGQIDDRVDIQVVAELMVRLCASFLTIPSEVIDLDDDASLSDLARRFLVPMLQVPS; encoded by the coding sequence ATGGCGGACGCGGTGACGGATTCGGATGCGGGGTCGTTGCTGGCGCGCGCCTTGAGTGATGCGGTGGGGCAGGTGGACGAGACCGACGAGATCCGATCCCGGCTCCTCGACGCGGCCTACGAACAGTTCTGCCGGATCGGTGTGCAGCGGTCCACCATGGAGGATGTCGCCCGGCGGGCGAATCTGTCACGGATCACCGTCTATCGGCGTTTCACCACCAAGGACGCCCTGGTCGAGCAGGTGATCCGGCGCGAATTCCGCCGCTATTTCGATCAATTCCTGCTCGATATCCAGGATGCCGCGACCGTGTCCGATCGGGTGGTGGTGGGCTTCGTGAGCTCGCTGCGGGCGATCCGGGGCAATCCGCTCATCGGCGGCCTGCTGATCGCGGAACCGGACCGTCTGGTCAGCTCCTTGATCGGCGATCAGGGCCGGACCGTGGCCGCGGTCCGGCAGTTCGTGGCCGGGCAGCTGCGCCGCGAGCAGCGGGCCGGGCAGATCGACGACCGGGTGGACATCCAGGTGGTCGCCGAGCTCATGGTGCGGCTGTGCGCGTCGTTCCTGACCATCCCCAGCGAGGTCATCGATCTCGACGACGACGCGAGTCTGTCGGATCTGGCCCGCCGCTTCCTGGTTCCGATGTTGCAGGTTCCCTCGTGA
- a CDS encoding NAD(P)/FAD-dependent oxidoreductase: MSTVAIAGAGPVGLTAALALARRGIDVTVLEQGPRLATESRASTFHPPTLEMLRDLGVVAPLLRAGLVAETFQYRERGGSAIATLDMGVLAGDTAYPYRVQCEQSKLTPILLDALPGTAEVHFDHAVTGVATGPRGVAVSTTGGIVHCDWLIGADGAHSAVRHGLGADFTGSTYPGRFLVASVEEELEAALPGIAPINYVFDPDEWLVLLRTPDHWRVLLPTAGDTPDDVELSKLPSRLARVADLGRPWRIAHATLYRVHERVTPHFRTGRVLLMGDAAHVNNPLGGLGMNSGIHDAVRITDALAAVLGGAPEQVLHDAARRRHTVAVEHVQRTSRANWSYLHGHDESYRARLRALAADPVATRAHLRKACLMDSLEPTA; the protein is encoded by the coding sequence ATGAGCACCGTCGCGATCGCCGGGGCCGGACCGGTCGGGCTGACCGCGGCCCTGGCGCTGGCCCGCCGCGGCATCGACGTCACCGTCCTGGAACAGGGACCGCGGCTGGCGACCGAATCGCGGGCCTCCACCTTCCATCCGCCGACGCTCGAGATGCTGCGCGACCTCGGCGTGGTGGCGCCGCTGCTGCGCGCGGGCCTGGTGGCGGAGACCTTCCAGTACCGCGAGCGCGGCGGGAGCGCCATCGCCACCCTGGACATGGGTGTGCTGGCCGGTGACACCGCGTATCCGTACCGGGTGCAGTGCGAGCAGAGCAAACTCACCCCGATCCTGCTCGACGCCCTGCCCGGCACCGCCGAGGTGCACTTCGACCACGCGGTCACGGGTGTCGCGACGGGACCGCGGGGCGTGGCGGTGTCGACCACGGGCGGAATCGTCCACTGCGACTGGCTGATCGGGGCCGACGGCGCGCATTCGGCGGTCCGGCACGGCCTCGGCGCCGATTTCACCGGCAGCACCTATCCGGGTCGTTTCCTGGTCGCGTCGGTCGAGGAGGAACTCGAGGCCGCGCTGCCCGGCATCGCCCCGATCAACTACGTCTTCGATCCGGACGAGTGGCTGGTCCTGCTGCGCACCCCGGACCACTGGCGGGTGCTGCTGCCGACCGCGGGCGACACCCCCGACGATGTCGAATTGAGCAAGCTCCCTTCGCGTTTGGCCCGGGTCGCGGACCTGGGCCGGCCGTGGCGGATCGCGCACGCCACCCTCTACCGCGTCCACGAGCGGGTCACCCCGCACTTCCGCACCGGACGGGTGCTGCTCATGGGAGACGCCGCGCACGTGAACAATCCGCTCGGCGGCCTCGGCATGAACAGCGGCATCCACGACGCCGTCCGGATCACCGACGCCCTCGCCGCGGTCCTGGGCGGCGCACCGGAACAGGTCCTCCACGACGCCGCCCGGCGGCGGCACACCGTCGCGGTCGAGCACGTGCAGCGCACCAGCCGCGCCAACTGGTCGTATCTGCACGGCCACGACGAGAGCTACCGGGCCCGATTGCGTGCGCTGGCAGCCGATCCCGTCGCGACCCGGGCCCATCTGCGCAAGGCGTGCCTGATGGATTCGCTGGAGCCCACGGCATGA
- a CDS encoding nitrilase-related carbon-nitrogen hydrolase, giving the protein MTRVAAAQLAAGTDVAANLDACLRLIDDAATAEAELVVLPEFCNHLSWYTDRSHAHRMACRIGDHFLGPVAERATRHRMYVKIGVTLAHDDGGTTGASLLFGPDGELIGQSHKQILMGAENDHLVRGESDSEIIDTPLGRLGLYACMEGVICEVARSLAVRGAQILLNSLNSFASDEAGLHIPVRAAENKVWVVAANKVGPLLPADLLPDIATRLGVPADKLHGAGESQIVAPDGITVARAPATGESLVVADIDVARADDKRRPDGTDILAARRPRLYTPLLTGSGVRRAPAGAETLTVAAALPDPAQIAAAVADGAQLIVLPESATLEIPKVIAALSDSTAHVVLTEAGGAGLLVNADGIAGRQPRLHRTAGHEAAGAGIEIFELPWGRLALVVGDDALFPETFRLAVIRDADVVAVPHTPAEPWEVRLGLPERSAENRLNIVAAGIDATGGLTATVCALSPDFTLWTAWQGPFTGRISHPDLVTAPPGAPRLVTTVRPAQAVNRAVSRGTDLVAGIPLAALTALTREPATATIEPELP; this is encoded by the coding sequence ATGACGCGAGTCGCCGCCGCCCAACTCGCCGCAGGCACCGACGTCGCGGCCAACCTCGACGCCTGCCTGCGCCTGATCGACGACGCGGCGACCGCCGAAGCCGAGTTGGTGGTGCTACCCGAGTTCTGTAACCACCTATCGTGGTACACGGACCGGTCCCACGCGCACCGAATGGCGTGCCGGATCGGAGATCATTTCCTCGGCCCGGTGGCCGAACGGGCCACCCGGCACCGGATGTACGTGAAGATCGGCGTCACCCTCGCCCACGACGACGGCGGCACGACCGGCGCGAGCCTGCTGTTCGGACCGGACGGCGAGCTGATCGGACAGTCGCACAAGCAGATCCTGATGGGTGCGGAGAACGATCATCTCGTCCGCGGGGAGTCCGATTCGGAGATCATCGACACACCGCTGGGCCGCCTCGGCCTGTACGCCTGTATGGAGGGGGTCATCTGTGAGGTCGCCCGCTCCCTGGCGGTGCGCGGCGCGCAGATCCTGCTGAACAGCCTCAACTCCTTCGCCTCCGACGAGGCGGGCCTGCACATCCCGGTCCGCGCCGCGGAGAACAAGGTCTGGGTGGTGGCGGCCAACAAGGTCGGCCCGCTGCTCCCGGCGGACCTGTTGCCCGACATCGCGACCCGGCTCGGTGTTCCGGCCGACAAACTGCACGGCGCCGGCGAGAGCCAGATCGTCGCCCCGGACGGCATCACGGTGGCCCGCGCCCCCGCGACCGGCGAGTCGCTGGTGGTCGCCGATATCGACGTCGCGCGGGCCGACGACAAGCGCCGCCCCGACGGCACCGACATCCTGGCCGCCCGCCGCCCGCGGCTGTACACCCCGCTGCTCACCGGCTCCGGGGTCCGCCGGGCCCCGGCCGGCGCGGAGACGCTCACGGTCGCGGCGGCACTTCCCGATCCCGCGCAGATCGCCGCCGCGGTCGCCGACGGCGCACAGCTGATCGTGCTGCCGGAATCGGCCACCCTGGAGATCCCGAAAGTCATTGCCGCACTAAGTGATTCGACCGCACACGTGGTGCTCACCGAGGCCGGCGGCGCCGGCCTGCTGGTGAACGCCGACGGTATCGCGGGCCGCCAGCCCCGGCTGCACCGGACCGCCGGGCACGAGGCGGCCGGCGCCGGGATCGAGATCTTCGAATTGCCGTGGGGCAGGCTGGCACTGGTGGTCGGCGACGATGCGCTGTTCCCGGAGACCTTCCGGCTGGCCGTGATTCGCGACGCCGATGTGGTGGCCGTACCGCACACCCCGGCCGAGCCGTGGGAGGTCCGGCTCGGCCTGCCCGAGCGGTCCGCGGAGAACCGGCTCAACATCGTCGCCGCCGGAATCGACGCGACCGGCGGCCTCACCGCCACGGTGTGCGCCCTCAGCCCTGATTTCACCCTCTGGACCGCCTGGCAGGGACCGTTCACCGGTCGTATCAGCCATCCCGACCTCGTCACCGCGCCGCCGGGCGCGCCGCGGCTCGTCACCACGGTCCGGCCCGCCCAGGCGGTCAATCGCGCGGTCTCCCGGGGCACCGATCTGGTGGCCGGGATCCCGCTCGCCGCACTCACCGCCCTCACGCGCGAACCCGCCACCGCCACCATCGAACCGGAGCTGCCATGA
- a CDS encoding oxygenase MpaB family protein: protein MDATRLSRRNAFRAGGGLLGAVGALTFMAQTVRAEPWTWAPEGSVVGSGNGADPLTMWDPEADPVVADVMDNADVPAVNRLLATWTNNGQPIPAGLPQNLRDFMEYARQLPSWADPGRLGQSFQFTQKRGTYLGVLYAFASGMMSTVIPHEALAVYYSRGGSHLKDRIAKTAKFGYDIGTVNAYAPDGEMIVTCVKTRIIHAAVRHLLPTSPHWPADVKPISQNDVMVTWHSLATTIMRVFKQWNLNIPPAESDGYLHSWQLAGHFLGVRDEYIPASWDQADDQAKQVLDPIIAPTAEGVSLAHGLLDLGFDLDLTLLSKPILGAFTRFILGDQVADWLQIPREPVWSPLLQFAWGPFVAVKEGVQGVVPPTKDVAYLFDEFLRQFVLWYVSELHMPLSIEIPQTNR, encoded by the coding sequence ATGGACGCAACCCGACTCAGCAGACGTAACGCGTTCCGGGCAGGCGGCGGCCTCCTGGGGGCCGTCGGCGCCCTCACATTCATGGCGCAGACCGTCCGGGCCGAGCCCTGGACATGGGCGCCGGAGGGCTCGGTGGTGGGCAGCGGCAACGGGGCCGATCCGCTGACCATGTGGGATCCCGAGGCGGATCCCGTGGTCGCCGATGTGATGGACAACGCCGATGTACCCGCGGTCAACCGACTGCTGGCGACGTGGACGAACAACGGTCAGCCCATTCCGGCCGGGCTGCCCCAGAATCTGCGCGATTTCATGGAATACGCGCGGCAGCTGCCGTCGTGGGCGGATCCGGGCCGGCTGGGGCAGTCGTTCCAGTTCACCCAGAAGCGCGGCACCTATCTCGGCGTGCTGTACGCGTTCGCCAGCGGGATGATGTCCACGGTCATTCCGCACGAGGCGCTCGCGGTGTACTACTCGCGCGGTGGTTCACACCTGAAGGACCGCATCGCCAAGACCGCGAAATTCGGTTACGACATCGGCACCGTCAACGCGTACGCACCCGACGGCGAGATGATCGTGACCTGTGTCAAGACGCGGATCATCCACGCGGCGGTGCGGCATCTGCTGCCGACCTCGCCGCATTGGCCGGCCGACGTCAAACCGATCAGCCAGAACGACGTCATGGTGACGTGGCACAGCCTGGCCACGACCATCATGCGGGTGTTCAAGCAGTGGAATCTGAACATCCCGCCCGCCGAATCCGACGGATATCTGCACAGCTGGCAGCTGGCCGGTCATTTCCTCGGCGTCCGGGACGAATACATTCCGGCGTCCTGGGATCAGGCCGACGACCAGGCCAAGCAGGTCCTCGATCCGATCATCGCCCCGACCGCGGAGGGCGTGTCCCTCGCGCACGGACTGCTGGATCTGGGTTTCGACCTCGATCTGACGCTGCTCAGCAAACCCATTCTGGGCGCGTTCACCCGGTTCATTCTCGGTGATCAGGTGGCGGATTGGCTGCAGATTCCGCGGGAGCCGGTCTGGAGCCCGTTGCTGCAATTCGCCTGGGGCCCGTTCGTCGCGGTCAAAGAGGGTGTGCAGGGCGTCGTTCCGCCGACGAAGGATGTCGCGTACCTGTTCGACGAATTCCTGCGGCAATTCGTGTTGTGGTACGTGTCCGAACTGCACATGCCGCTGAGCATCGAGATTCCGCAGACCAACCGGTAG
- a CDS encoding neocarzinostatin apoprotein domain-containing protein, producing the protein MIRVNRRGAVAFAAAVLAAGPIAAAPASADPAAPAVLHVSATTDLADGQRVTVSGSGFQPGLPAVAVGLCRQGYTNGLNDCDLGGGAGFVNIAPDGTFKTLTLTLHPRFKEIDCLKQQCEVAAAPLPGTQPVPVITANTAVTPMAFAGATFAPPTTSAATAAGTAASAAPETRGPSVALWSVTAGLLAVVAGAAFADRRRL; encoded by the coding sequence ATGATTCGCGTAAACCGCCGTGGCGCTGTGGCGTTCGCCGCCGCCGTACTGGCCGCCGGACCGATCGCCGCCGCGCCCGCGTCGGCGGATCCGGCCGCACCGGCGGTCCTGCACGTCAGCGCCACCACCGATCTGGCGGACGGGCAGCGGGTCACCGTGAGCGGCAGCGGTTTCCAGCCCGGACTGCCGGCCGTCGCGGTCGGGCTGTGCCGGCAGGGATACACCAACGGGCTCAACGACTGTGATCTCGGCGGCGGTGCGGGTTTCGTGAACATCGCACCGGACGGGACCTTCAAAACCCTGACGCTGACGCTGCATCCGCGGTTCAAGGAGATCGACTGCCTGAAGCAGCAGTGCGAGGTGGCCGCCGCCCCGCTGCCGGGCACCCAGCCGGTCCCGGTGATCACCGCCAACACGGCCGTCACGCCGATGGCCTTCGCCGGTGCGACCTTTGCGCCGCCCACCACTTCGGCCGCCACCGCCGCCGGAACCGCCGCGTCCGCCGCCCCCGAGACCCGGGGGCCGTCGGTGGCGCTGTGGTCGGTGACGGCGGGCCTGCTCGCCGTCGTCGCCGGAGCCGCCTTCGCCGATCGGCGTCGGCTGTAG
- a CDS encoding dienelactone hydrolase family protein — MTLVRSLWWSARTDGDAPFDTAHLKVYYPAVASGDDAERLTGVFAPDPARAPYPVVLFLSGVNVGQDAYRRYATAIAEAGFVVVTFDRVADLFGGQRGITPGVDLAAARPDSYGTRPTCPTITAVLAAVAELNETEPLRGALDLDRVALGGHSAGGTVVLQSARFFPGVRAVFAWGAHTMVATMLGWDPGTVLPAQVECPVLLGVGTNDGVIQGSADRYGESDDAARPDPVARTFTEALPDGEHLLAVVPGANHFGIADADPTAARAFLDGPAEADGLPPFARLTTLFLRTHLSESASARDELAAFDDGLLLKRH, encoded by the coding sequence ATGACACTCGTCCGCTCCCTGTGGTGGTCGGCGCGCACCGACGGCGACGCCCCGTTCGACACCGCACATCTGAAGGTCTACTACCCGGCCGTCGCCTCCGGTGACGACGCCGAACGCCTCACCGGCGTGTTCGCGCCGGATCCGGCCCGCGCGCCGTATCCGGTGGTGCTGTTCCTGTCCGGCGTCAATGTCGGCCAGGACGCCTACCGCCGCTACGCGACCGCCATCGCCGAGGCCGGTTTCGTGGTCGTCACCTTCGATCGGGTCGCCGATCTGTTCGGCGGCCAGCGCGGGATCACCCCCGGCGTCGATCTGGCCGCCGCCCGGCCCGACAGCTACGGCACCCGGCCCACCTGCCCCACCATCACGGCCGTACTGGCCGCCGTCGCCGAACTGAACGAGACCGAACCACTGCGTGGCGCACTGGATCTCGACCGGGTCGCGCTCGGCGGCCATTCCGCCGGCGGCACCGTGGTGTTGCAATCGGCGCGGTTCTTCCCCGGCGTGCGCGCCGTATTCGCCTGGGGCGCACACACGATGGTGGCGACCATGCTCGGCTGGGATCCGGGCACCGTGCTCCCCGCCCAGGTGGAATGCCCGGTGCTGCTGGGTGTCGGTACCAACGACGGCGTCATCCAGGGCAGTGCCGACCGCTACGGTGAATCCGACGACGCGGCCCGCCCGGATCCGGTGGCACGCACCTTCACCGAGGCGCTGCCCGACGGCGAGCATCTGCTCGCGGTCGTGCCGGGCGCCAACCACTTCGGCATCGCCGACGCCGATCCCACCGCGGCCCGCGCCTTCCTGGACGGACCCGCGGAGGCCGACGGCCTGCCCCCGTTCGCGCGGCTGACGACGCTGTTCCTGCGCACCCACCTGTCGGAATCGGCCTCGGCGCGCGACGAACTGGCCGCTTTCGACGACGGATTGCTGCTGAAACGGCACTGA